CAACCGCCTACCAAGAATCCAAGTCGACGCTTGCCGATATTGGCTTGGAGGGAACAACCGTTGGCGAAGGTGACAAAGCGACCGTTGTTCTTCGTCACATCGATGACCATTCGGATCTTCGTGACGACGAAACGGAAAAGAAGAAAGGCAAGACCACCATTTCGGGCACAGACATTGGCGTGTTGGCGAAGGCTGACAAGATGTCCAAGAGCCGTGGAAACGTGGTAAACCCCGACGACATCGTGCGCGAGTATGGTGCCGACTCGTTAAGACTTTACGAAATGTTCATGGGGCCACTCGAAGCAACCAAACCATGGTCGATGGATGGAGTCGGCGGAGTACGCAACTTCCTTGATCGCGTTTGGCGGATGATCGTCGATTCTCGATCCGACAACGACGATTTGAATTCAGCCATCAACGACGAATCGCTAAACGAAGACGACAATCGGGTTCTTCACCAAACGATCAAGAAAGTCACCGAAGACACCGAAGCGATGAGCTTCAACACCGCGATCGCGCGAATGATGGAGTTCACCAATCACTTCAGCAAGAGTGATTCTCGTCCAAGAGCGACAATGAACACATTCCTGATTTTGCTAGCGCCTTACGCTCCTCACTTGGCAGAGGAACTGTGGTCGAAACTTGGTGGGACCGGTTCGATCGCTCGTCAGCCTTGGCCGACCTGGGACGAATCAGCGATAGCCTCATCGACGATTGAAGTCCCGGTTCAGGTAAACGGAAAGATCAAGGCCAAGCTGCAGGTTGCCGCAGACATCGGAAAGGATGACCTCGCCAAAGTCGCGTTGGCTGATTCCGCAATCAAGGATCTGATCGAAGGTAAAACGATTGTGAAGCAGATCGTAGTGCCAGGACGTTTGGTCAACTTGGTCGTCAAGTAAGCTACTCGGTCCTCTCAAGAAACCTCCGCTTTCCCCTCCTCCCTTATCCCCTCCCTGTTAGATAAAAGCACTATGAGTATTGGCATCGGAATCATCGGTTGCGGCATGATCGCGAACTTTCACGCTCGCGCAATCGCGGACGCAAAAGGTGCTCATCTCGTGGGCGTGGCGGCTAGGCGTCCAGATGCGGCAGCGGAATTTGCCGCTCAGCACAACGTGAAAGCCTTTGAATCCATTGAATCGATGCTTGCCGATCCTTCGATTCAGGTGATTTCGGTTTGCACGCCAAGCGGCGCTCATTTGGATCCCGCAGTGGCGGCCGCTCGCGCGGGCAAGCATGTGGTGGTTGAGAAACCACTAGAAGTTACCACCGAACGCTGCGACGAGATCATCCAGGCGTGCGATGAGGCTGGCGTGCGATTGGCAGTCACCTTCCAAAGTCGCTTTCACGAATCTAGCCAATTAATGAAGACTGCCGTCGAGCAGGGACGCTTTGGCAAAATCACCATGGGCGATGCTTACGTGAAGTGGTATCGAAGCCAAGAGTACTACGACAGCGGTGCCTGGCGCGGGACCTGGAAACTCGACGGCGGTGGAGCGTTGATGAACCAAGCGATCCATTCCGTGGACTTGTTGCTTTGGTTGATGGGTGATGTTGCTGAAATCAGTGCGATGACCGCGACAATGACTCACGAGCGCATTGAAGTCGAAGACGTTGCCGTTGCGACGTTGCGTTTTAAAAACGGTGCCCTTGGTGTGATCGAAGCCACCACGACTGCGTATCCGGGATCACTGAAACGAATTGAAATCAGTGGCTCGCATGGCACGGCTATCTTGGAAGAAGAAGACATCAAGCAATGGGAATTTGCCGAAGAAACAGCCGACGATGAACAGGTGCGCCAGACCATGGCTGGCAAAACCAAGACCGGTGGTGGTGCTGGTGATCCCAAAGCGATCGGCCATCACGGACATAGCCTGCTGTTTGAAGAAGTTGTCGCTTCCATCAACGAGGATCGGCCATCGATCCTAGATGGTCACGAAGGTCGCCGCAGTGTTGAAGTGATCCGCGCTATCTACGACAGCGCGGCAACGGGAAAAACCATCAAGCTCGGTTAACTTAGCTTGTCCAGCGGTCCCTTGCTGTCTCCAAAACTATCGGCTTTCGCACCCATCTGTTGCATCATCCATACGTAAAGATTGCACAGAGGCGTTTCTTTCTGGTATCGGATGTGTCGACCGGTTTTGATTCGCCCGCCGGCACCGCCGGCCAAGATGATCGGCAAATCGTCATGATTGTGGCGATCACCGTCACTGATGCCGCTGCCGTAAACCAACATGCAATTATCCAGCAACGTACCGTTGCCTTCGGGGACCTGCTTCATGCGGCTTAACAGGTAATTGAAGCGATCGATGTGGTATCGATTGATCCTCGCAATGTTATCTTGCTTATGCGGACTCTTGCCATGGTGCGAGGATTCATGATGCCCCTCGGTGACTCCGATATCCGGATACGATCGGTTGCTACCAGCGTTAGTGAACATGAACGAAAGAATACGCGTGCTATCGGTTTGGTACGCCAGCGTGACCATGTCCATCATTAGTTCGGCATGCTTGCTTAGTTCTTTCGGCACGCCGCTCGGCCTTGGGTAATCCGGCACGCCGTCTTCACTCATGCGGAGCTTCTCTGCACCGCCGACACGTTTTTCAACGTCGCGAACCGAGTACAGGTATTCATCAAGCTTGCGCTGGTCCACGGGCGGCAGCGTTTTGTGAAGTTGTTTCGCATCCTCAAGCACAAAGTCAAGGATGCTCTTGCGATACTTTTCGCGAACACTAATGGCTTGCTTCGTTTCCTTGACGACTTGGCCCGAAAACAATCGATCAAATAAGGCGCCCGGATCAATCTCTTTCGCCATTGGGTTGGTCGGGCCTCGCCACGACATGTTCGATGCGTAGGCGCAACTGTATCCGCTGTCACAATTGCCAGCTTGGGCACTTGTTTCGAGACCAAGTTCAAGCGACGCAAAACGCGTCTTGTCGCCAACGTACTTCGCGGTCATCTGGTCAACCGAGATGCCGTTTTGAATGTCCGCCCCATTGGTTTTGCGAGGATGCGACCCGGTCAAGAAAGCAGCAACACTTCGAGCATGGTCACCGCCCCCGTCCCCATGTGCGCGGGCTCCGTCGAGAGTAAGCCCCGTTAGGACGTTGATGTCTTTTTGGTGATCAGCAATTCGAGCTAGAGTGGGAGGAAGATCGAACTTGAATCCGTCTTGCTTCGGCGTCCAGTCAGGCATGTGCATG
This region of Rubripirellula amarantea genomic DNA includes:
- a CDS encoding Gfo/Idh/MocA family protein gives rise to the protein MSIGIGIIGCGMIANFHARAIADAKGAHLVGVAARRPDAAAEFAAQHNVKAFESIESMLADPSIQVISVCTPSGAHLDPAVAAARAGKHVVVEKPLEVTTERCDEIIQACDEAGVRLAVTFQSRFHESSQLMKTAVEQGRFGKITMGDAYVKWYRSQEYYDSGAWRGTWKLDGGGALMNQAIHSVDLLLWLMGDVAEISAMTATMTHERIEVEDVAVATLRFKNGALGVIEATTTAYPGSLKRIEISGSHGTAILEEEDIKQWEFAEETADDEQVRQTMAGKTKTGGGAGDPKAIGHHGHSLLFEEVVASINEDRPSILDGHEGRRSVEVIRAIYDSAATGKTIKLG
- a CDS encoding DUF1552 domain-containing protein; the protein is MPRNTHAQSLSRRTVLRGMGTAVALPLLNVMSPTRLLAASASDGKPPLRMGFFYVPNGMHMPDWTPKQDGFKFDLPPTLARIADHQKDINVLTGLTLDGARAHGDGGGDHARSVAAFLTGSHPRKTNGADIQNGISVDQMTAKYVGDKTRFASLELGLETSAQAGNCDSGYSCAYASNMSWRGPTNPMAKEIDPGALFDRLFSGQVVKETKQAISVREKYRKSILDFVLEDAKQLHKTLPPVDQRKLDEYLYSVRDVEKRVGGAEKLRMSEDGVPDYPRPSGVPKELSKHAELMMDMVTLAYQTDSTRILSFMFTNAGSNRSYPDIGVTEGHHESSHHGKSPHKQDNIARINRYHIDRFNYLLSRMKQVPEGNGTLLDNCMLVYGSGISDGDRHNHDDLPIILAGGAGGRIKTGRHIRYQKETPLCNLYVWMMQQMGAKADSFGDSKGPLDKLS